The following are encoded together in the Pan troglodytes isolate AG18354 chromosome 6, NHGRI_mPanTro3-v2.0_pri, whole genome shotgun sequence genome:
- the TMED4 gene encoding transmembrane emp24 domain-containing protein 4 isoform X2 has translation MAGVGARPLRAMGRQALLLLALCATGAQGLYFHIGETEKRCFIEEIPDETMVIGNYRTQMWDKQKEVFLPSTPGLGMHVEVKDPDGKVVLSRQYGSEGRFTFTSHTPGDHQICLHSNSTRMALFAGGKLRVHLDIQVGEHANNYPEIAAKDKLTELQLRARQLLDQVEQIQKEQDYQRYREERFRLTSESTNQRVLWWSIAQTVILILTGIWQMRHLKSFFEAKKLV, from the exons ATGGCAGGTGTCGGGGCTCGGCCTCTGCGGGCGATGGGGCGGCAGGCCCTGCTGCTTCTCGCGCTGTGCGCCACAGGCGCCCAGGGGCTCTACTTCCACATCGGCGAGACCGAGAAGCGCTGTTTCATCGAGGAAATCCCCGACGAGACCATGGTCATCG GCAACTATCGTACCCAGATGTGGGATAAGCAGAAGGAGGTCTTCCTGCCCTCGACCCCTGGCCTGGGCATGCACGTGGAAGTGAAGGACCCCGACGGCAAG GTGGTGCTGTCCCGGCAGTACGGCTCGGAGGGCCGCTTCACGTTCACCTCCCACACGCCCGGTGACCATCAAATCTGTCTGCACTCCAATTCTACCAGGATGGCTCTCTTCGCTGGTGGCAAACTG CGTGTGCATCTCGACATCCAGGTTGGGGAGCATGCCAACAACTACCCTGAGATTGCTGCAAAAGATAAGCTGACGGAGCTACAGCTCCGCGCCCGCCAGTTGCTTGATCAGGTGGAACAGATTCAGAAGGAGCAGGATTACCAAAGG TATCGTGAAGAGCGCTTCCGACTGACGAGCGAGAGCACCAACCAGAGGGTCCTATGGTGGTCCATTGCTCAGACTGTCATCCTCATCCTCACTGGCATCTGGCAGATGCGTCACCTCAAGAGCTTCTTTGAGGCCAAGAAGCTGGTGTAG
- the TMED4 gene encoding transmembrane emp24 domain-containing protein 4 isoform X4, with protein sequence MWDKQKEVFLPSTPGLGMHVEVKDPDGKVVLSRQYGSEGRFTFTSHTPGDHQICLHSNSTRMALFAGGKLRVHLDIQVGEHANNYPEIAAKDKLTELQLRARQLLDQVEQIQKEQDYQRYREERFRLTSESTNQRVLWWSIAQTVILILTGIWQMRHLKSFFEAKKLV encoded by the exons ATGTGGGATAAGCAGAAGGAGGTCTTCCTGCCCTCGACCCCTGGCCTGGGCATGCACGTGGAAGTGAAGGACCCCGACGGCAAG GTGGTGCTGTCCCGGCAGTACGGCTCGGAGGGCCGCTTCACGTTCACCTCCCACACGCCCGGTGACCATCAAATCTGTCTGCACTCCAATTCTACCAGGATGGCTCTCTTCGCTGGTGGCAAACTG CGTGTGCATCTCGACATCCAGGTTGGGGAGCATGCCAACAACTACCCTGAGATTGCTGCAAAAGATAAGCTGACGGAGCTACAGCTCCGCGCCCGCCAGTTGCTTGATCAGGTGGAACAGATTCAGAAGGAGCAGGATTACCAAAGG TATCGTGAAGAGCGCTTCCGACTGACGAGCGAGAGCACCAACCAGAGGGTCCTATGGTGGTCCATTGCTCAGACTGTCATCCTCATCCTCACTGGCATCTGGCAGATGCGTCACCTCAAGAGCTTCTTTGAGGCCAAGAAGCTGGTGTAG
- the TMED4 gene encoding transmembrane emp24 domain-containing protein 4 isoform X3, protein MAGVGARPLRAMGRQALLLLALCATGAQGLYFHIGETEKRCFIEEIPDETMVIGNYRTQMWDKQKEVFLPSTPGLGMHVEVKDPDGKVVLSRQYGSEGRFTFTSHTPGDHQICLHSNSTRMALFAGGKLRVHLDIQVGEHANNYPEIAAKDKLTELQLRARQLLDQVEQIQKEQDYQRLGSGSLPPARVG, encoded by the exons ATGGCAGGTGTCGGGGCTCGGCCTCTGCGGGCGATGGGGCGGCAGGCCCTGCTGCTTCTCGCGCTGTGCGCCACAGGCGCCCAGGGGCTCTACTTCCACATCGGCGAGACCGAGAAGCGCTGTTTCATCGAGGAAATCCCCGACGAGACCATGGTCATCG GCAACTATCGTACCCAGATGTGGGATAAGCAGAAGGAGGTCTTCCTGCCCTCGACCCCTGGCCTGGGCATGCACGTGGAAGTGAAGGACCCCGACGGCAAG GTGGTGCTGTCCCGGCAGTACGGCTCGGAGGGCCGCTTCACGTTCACCTCCCACACGCCCGGTGACCATCAAATCTGTCTGCACTCCAATTCTACCAGGATGGCTCTCTTCGCTGGTGGCAAACTG CGTGTGCATCTCGACATCCAGGTTGGGGAGCATGCCAACAACTACCCTGAGATTGCTGCAAAAGATAAGCTGACGGAGCTACAGCTCCGCGCCCGCCAGTTGCTTGATCAGGTGGAACAGATTCAGAAGGAGCAGGATTACCAAAGG